The genome window CGCCGACGGGTATGGGCCTTGCGAGGGAGGACGCCGCTAGCGCAGGAGCGGCCCCGCTATCGCTGGCTGTATGTGTACGCCTTCATAAGACCGGGTACGGGGGAAAGCGAGTACTGGCTGCTGCCCTCGGTCTCGGTGGAGGGGTTCCAGTTGGTGTTGGAGGCCTTTGCCCGGCTACGGGGGGCGGGGGCGGGCAAGCTGGTACTGGTGGTGCTGGATCAGGCTGGCTGGCACACCTCGGGGCGGGTGGAGCCAGCCAAGGGCCTGGGGCTGTGTTATCTGCCACCCTACTCGCCCGAGTTGCAGCCGGTAGAACGAGTCTGGGGGCTCATTGACGCGGTCGTGGCCAATGGGCAGGTGCAGGATGAAGAGGAGCTGTGGGCCAAGGTGGAAGCCCGGTGCGCTTACCTACAAACCCAGCCCGCGCTTATCCAGAGCTACACCCTATTTCACTGGTGGCCGGGGGGATGTTAGGGGAATGAATCAAAAGGATTTCATATGAATCGCGGCAAAATCCACATCAAAGTCTCGTATGGATATGCTCAACGGCGCATTGCTACAACCTACTAAAAAAACCAGCAAGAAGAGTTGTGTAATCAGGCGCATGGCATCATTAATCCAGATTCTCGTGAGGATATGCTTATTCCAAAGCAAAAACCCTCCGGCCCTCTACCAGGGTGCATACCGGCCAGCCCTTCAACTGCCAGCCAGCCCAGGGGCTAAATTTGGCTTTGGAAGCGAAGGTCTGGGGTTCCACCGGACGCTGGCTGCGCGGATCCCACAGCACCAGGCTGGCCTCGGCCCCTTCCTCCAGGTGCAGCGGGGGAAAACCCAGAATGCGCCGGGGGCCGTCGGTGAAGCGGGCCACCAGCACAGCCAAGGGGAAGCCTCGCTTTTCCACCAGCTCGCTGTAGAGCAGCGGCCAGCAGACCTCGAGGCTGGGGATGCCAAAGGGGGCCCGCAACAGGTCGAGTTCCTTTTCATCCTGGGTGTGGGGGGCGTGGTCGGTGCCGATGCAGTCGATGCTGCCGTCTAGCAGTCCTTCGATAAGGGCTTCCACATCGCTCTGGGTGCGCAGGGGCGGGGCTACTTTGTATATGGGATTCAGCCCGTTCAGGGCCTCGTCGGTCAGGGTTAGGTGGTGGGGCCCAACCTCGGTGGTGATGGGCAGCCCCTCTTGCTTGGCCTGGCGGATGAGCTCGAGGCCCCGTTTTGTGCTCAGGTGCTGGATGTGCAGCAGGCCTCGCGCTGATACTTTATTAGCCAGCCGATCTCGCACATAGCGCACGACTTCCAAGTCTCTGGCAATGCGCGCGCTCTCGGCGTAGCTGGTGTTGCCGGGCAGGCCCAGCCGAAACGAGACCTCCCCTTCGTTCATGACCCCGTTCCGCCGCAGCCCCGCGTCTTCGGCATGCACCGAGACCACCAGGCCCCAGGAAGCCGCATACAGCAGACCCTGAGCCAGCACACCGGCGTCTTCGTTGGTTTTGCCGTCGTCGGTGAGCATGACGGCCCCGGCTGCCTGTAGCAGATGGGCCTCGCTCAGGACTTTGCCCTCCTGGCCCTGGGTGAGGGCCGCGGCGGGGTGCAACCGGGCCTGCTTGATCTGGGCTGCTTTTTTCTTCAAAGCCGCCACGATCTCGGCGTTATCCACCACCGGGGTGGTGTTGGGCATGGAGACTATATCGGTATACCCGCCTCGAGCCGCCGCGGTCAGGCCGCTTTGCAGGTCTTCTTTGACCTCTTGCCCCGGTTCGCGCAGATGGGCGTGGGGATCAAAAAACCCCGGCGACAAGATCATCCCGGTCGCGTCCAGTACGGTTGGGGCCTCACCCCCCGAGAGCGAAAGAATGCGCCCTTCACCGATCAGCACATCGGCTGTGCCGTGGACTCCTCGTCCGTCTACCAGCTTTGCGTTTTTGATAAGAAAATCGCCCTTCATGTGGCTCCTTGTAATCAACTTTTTCCCACCAGCACGTGGTAAAGCACCGCCATCCGCACAGCCTGCCCGTTGGCTACCTGGCGTTCGACCAGGCTCTGGGGCGAGTCGGCCAGGGTGCCCTCCAGCTCCACATCGCGGTTCATGGGGCCGGGGTGGAGGAGGGGGGCCCCGGGCCTGGCCCAGCCCAGGCGTTCCCGGTTGACCTGATAGGCGGCAATATACTCTGGCAGCGAGGGCGGCAAACCCTTTTCCATCCGCTCTTTTTGCAAACGCAGCACCATCACCGCATCGGCCTCGTACAGGGCTTCCCGCAGGCTGGTGGTGAGGGTGGCGCCGGGCAGGCTGCCCGGAAGGAGGGGGGCCGGGCCACAGGCGACTACTGTTGCGCCCAGCATGGGCAGCAACTCGGCGTTGGAGCGGGCCACCCGCGAGTGCAGGATGTCCCCCACGATGGCGATTTTTTTGCCCTCGAGGCTACCCAGTTTTTCCCTCAGGGTAAAAGCATCCAGCAGGGCCTGGGTGGGGTGGGCCCGCCAGCCGTCCCCCGCGTTGATGACCGGTTTGTGCAGCCAACTGTGGGCCTGGTAGGGCACCCCAGCGGCGTCGGTGCGAAGGATGTAGGCATCGATGCCCATCTGATCCAGGGTGCGCAGGGTGTCCCGGTAGGTCTCGCCCTTGACGGTGGAGCTGGTTGTGCCGGAAAAGCTCACCACATCGGCCGACATGCGCCGGGCGGCCAGCTCGAAGGAGATACGGGTGCGGGTGGAGGGCTCAAAGAAGACCGTAGCCACCGTAAAGCCTGTGAGGGCCGGTACTTTTTTGACCGGGCGGGCCAGCACCTCCTGCATCATCTGGGCGGTCTCGAGCAGGCTTTCTACCTGGCGGCGGCTCCAGTCCCGGAAATCGAGCAGGTGTTTAGGAAAGCTTGGGGTAGCGGTCTCGCTCACGATGCCTCTACCTCCCACAGCTCTACTGCGTCCTCGCCGTCGTCTTCCAGGGTTTTGACCTTCACCACTTCGCTTTTGGAAGTAGGGAGGTTTTTGCCCACAAAGTCGGCGCGGATGGGCAGTTCGCGGTGCCCCCGGTCTACCAGCACGGCCAGGTAAATCCGGCTGGGACGGCCCTGGTCGATCAGGGCGTCCAGGGCAGCCCGTGCGGTGCGGCCGGTGTAGAGCACGTCGTCTACCAGCACCACGGCCTTGCCCCCCAGGTCGAAGGGAATGCGGGTCTCGCGCACCTTGGGCTGCAGGCCAATCTCGGTCAGGTCATCGCGGTAGAGGGTGATGTCGAGAATGCCCATTGGCACCCGCTTGCCCTCAAACTTCTCGACCAGATCGACCAGCCTTTTAGCCAGGCTGATGCCGCGGGTGTGAATGCCCACGAAGCAGAGTCGGTCAACGCCCTTGTTCTTTTCGATCACCTCGTGGGCGATGCGGGTAAGGGCCCGGCGCACTTCGTCTTCGTTGAGGAGCTTAGACTTGAAGATCATGGCTGTTCCTCCTGGTGCACGAGCGGGAGCGACGCATGGCCGCCCTTACCCAGGCTAACCCGTCTATGGGGTAAAGAAAAAATGCGCCCTGAACAGGCGCATACCTCCGGTTTGTAGGCTTCGATATGTTTCACTTGTTCTCCTTTCCGACCTCGCAGGATCGGGTTAAAGGTGTGGGGTCAACCCCGCCGGCTATGCTACGCCCTGGGAGGCCGTGGGTCAAGGGCAAAAAATAGGGCCCCCGGGTGCGGGAGCCACACCAATACCGAATGGCCGACTAGCCCCGGGCGGCCTCCAGGCTGCCGTAGAGCGTCCACCAGGGCTTGGCGCCCTTGGCCAGCACCTGGTTGAGCAACTGGATATTCTTCACACCCTGATCCGAGAGCCAGGCCTCGAGGGCCTCCAGGCCTTGCTTGGCATAGACCGGAATCCCGTCTTGCCAGGTGGCCCGCCCACACAGCACCCCGCTGAAGGGTACCCCGGCCTCGGCGGCCATTTCCAGGGACTCGCGGAAGACCGCATCGCTGACCCCAGCCGAGAGGTAGATGAAGGGCTTGCCGGCAGCGCTGGCAGCGTCCTTGAGGAACTGCAGGGCCTGGGCGCGGGTGTAGGCTTCCTCGCCCTTAAAGCCCAGGGTGCCGCTGGTATAGGCGATGTTGAAGGGCAGCTCCACCTTGAGCACGTCCACCCCGTAGCGGTCTTTGGAGAACTCCTCCATGTACTTGGCTACGTAGCGGGGTTTGACCTTGGCGAACTCGAGGCCCTCGCCAAGCTGGTCGTTGTAGGCGATGGGCTCCAGGAAGAAGGGCACCTCCAGCGCGGCGCACTCGGCCCCGACCCGCTCGATAAAGGCGTGTTTGATATTGTTGATTTTGGGGTCGTCCTCGGGGTTGTAGTAAAGCAGAATTTTGACCGCATCCCCCCCAAGCTCCACAATGCGCCGCACGCTGAGGTCGGGCAGCAGGTCGGGCAGGCGGCCCGGGGTGCTGGTGTCGTACCCCGATTTCTCGTAGGCCAGCAGCACACCGGTGCCGGGGGCTTTGTGCTTTAGCGCTGGCAGTCCGTACTCGGTATCCATCAGAATGGCCGAGGCGTAGGGGGTGAGGATCTTGACCACCGCGGTTTTGAACTCGGTGAGCTCGGCGTCGCTCACCTCACCACCGCGGGCTTTGGCGATGGCTTTGCGCAAGGAGCCCCGCTGATCCATTGCGGCCGCCGCGATCACGCCTTTGTCGTCGGCGCAGGCCTGTATCCGTTCAAACTTTCCTTTGCTGAGTCCCATAGGTTTCTCCACCCAAGAGTTTACCCTACCTGTGGGCTTTTGCATGCAGCGCATGACGCCGGGCGCGGGGGGTGTGGGCCTGTTATATCGTTTCCGCTTGAATCCTTCACCGCTGGACGGAGTCAGCGGTGAAGGATTCAAGCCGACCGAAGGGAGTAGAAAAGCATTTCGGTAGTATCGTTTAGGCTTGTTAAAGTGAACGATACTACCGAAATGCGTATTAGACTCTTCGTAGTTTTGTGGGAGGAAGCATGCTGATTGTAGCTGGTGAAGCCCTGATCGATATGACCCCCATAACCCATAACGGTGGTATGGCCTATGTGCCGCATCCCGGGGGTTCCCCGTACAACGTAGCCGTGGGCGCAGGCCGCCTGGGTACGCCCACTGCCTTTCTGGGGTGCATCTCGCGCGATGCTTTCGGGCAGCTTCTAAGAAGCCACCTGGCCGCCAGCGGGGTTGGCCTGGATTACCTAAAGGAAAGCGAGCACCTGACCACCCTGGCCCTGGTGACCCCTGCGGAGTCGGGCGAGTTTTTCTCGTTCTACTGTGAAAACACCGCCGACCGCATGCTCTACCCCGAAGACCTGCCGGCCGTGCTGCCTGCCAGTGCAGCCCTGCACTTTGGTTCGTACTCGCTGGTGCTGGAGCCGGGGGCCTCGAGCCTCGAGCTCCTCATGCGGCGGGAGGCCCGCCGCCGCCTGATCTCGCTCGACCCCAATGTGCGGCCTTTCCTGATTCCTAACCGCGAGGCCTACCTCGAGCGCCTCCTGGGCTGGCTCGAGCAGGTCGATCTGGTCAAGGTGAGCCAGGCCGACCTGGCGTGGCTGTATCCGGGGGCCAGTCTGGAAAGCATCGCCCAGGAGTGGAAGCAGCAAGGCCCGGCGCTGGTGATCGTAACCCAGGGCGGCCAGGGGGCGCTGGCCGTGACCAAGCAGGCCGTCCTTCGCGTTCAAGCTCCCAGGGTTGCTGTGGTAGATACGGTGGGTGCCGGCGATGCCTTCATGTCGGGTGCTTTGAGCTGGTTGTGGCAGCACGGCGCCTGGTCTCGAGCAGCGCTGGAGTCGCTAACGGGTGAGCAGGTCACAGATCTGCTGAACTTCGCTGCCAGAGTTGCGGCCATCACCTGCACCCGGGCCGGGGCCAACCCGCCCTGGCGGGCCGAGCTGGCCTAGGTGGTTTTTCACAAGCGATACTGCTCGTCCGAGACTGGCTCGAGCCAGTCGGTGCTCACCCCCTCCACCGCGGCCTGAATGGCCAGGTGAATCATGGCGTGGGTGGGGCTGGCCCCGTGCCAGTGTTTCTCGCCGGGGGCAAAGTAGATGGTGTCGCCGGCTTTCATCTCACGTACCGGCTCACCCCAGCGCTGGAACCAGCCAATCCCCGACTCCACGTGCAAAACCTGCCCTTGGGGGTGGGTGTGCCAGGCGGTGCGGGCCCCCGGCGCAAACATCACCCGTAGCACGTGCAGGTGCATGGGGGCGGGCGTGATCACCAGCTCGCTCAGGTATACCGTGCCGGTAAACCACTCGGGCTTGCCCAGGCGGGTAGGGGCCTGGGGTACGAAGGTTTTCCACGGGTTTTCCATGGCTTATAGTTTACGGCCTCGAGGCCCCTCAGAAGGCCCGCTCATACTGTACCGGCCAGACCCTGGTGCCCAGGGCCT of Meiothermus sp. contains these proteins:
- a CDS encoding IS630 family transposase, translated to MVFLFRLLFPELELEVWGFDERRIGLKPIRRRVWALRGRTPLAQERPRYRWLYVYAFIRPGTGESEYWLLPSVSVEGFQLVLEAFARLRGAGAGKLVLVVLDQAGWHTSGRVEPAKGLGLCYLPPYSPELQPVERVWGLIDAVVANGQVQDEEELWAKVEARCAYLQTQPALIQSYTLFHWWPGGC
- a CDS encoding dihydroorotase, with the translated sequence MKGDFLIKNAKLVDGRGVHGTADVLIGEGRILSLSGGEAPTVLDATGMILSPGFFDPHAHLREPGQEVKEDLQSGLTAAARGGYTDIVSMPNTTPVVDNAEIVAALKKKAAQIKQARLHPAAALTQGQEGKVLSEAHLLQAAGAVMLTDDGKTNEDAGVLAQGLLYAASWGLVVSVHAEDAGLRRNGVMNEGEVSFRLGLPGNTSYAESARIARDLEVVRYVRDRLANKVSARGLLHIQHLSTKRGLELIRQAKQEGLPITTEVGPHHLTLTDEALNGLNPIYKVAPPLRTQSDVEALIEGLLDGSIDCIGTDHAPHTQDEKELDLLRAPFGIPSLEVCWPLLYSELVEKRGFPLAVLVARFTDGPRRILGFPPLHLEEGAEASLVLWDPRSQRPVEPQTFASKAKFSPWAGWQLKGWPVCTLVEGRRVFALE
- a CDS encoding aspartate carbamoyltransferase catalytic subunit; its protein translation is MSETATPSFPKHLLDFRDWSRRQVESLLETAQMMQEVLARPVKKVPALTGFTVATVFFEPSTRTRISFELAARRMSADVVSFSGTTSSTVKGETYRDTLRTLDQMGIDAYILRTDAAGVPYQAHSWLHKPVINAGDGWRAHPTQALLDAFTLREKLGSLEGKKIAIVGDILHSRVARSNAELLPMLGATVVACGPAPLLPGSLPGATLTTSLREALYEADAVMVLRLQKERMEKGLPPSLPEYIAAYQVNRERLGWARPGAPLLHPGPMNRDVELEGTLADSPQSLVERQVANGQAVRMAVLYHVLVGKS
- the pyrR gene encoding bifunctional pyr operon transcriptional regulator/uracil phosphoribosyltransferase PyrR; its protein translation is MIFKSKLLNEDEVRRALTRIAHEVIEKNKGVDRLCFVGIHTRGISLAKRLVDLVEKFEGKRVPMGILDITLYRDDLTEIGLQPKVRETRIPFDLGGKAVVLVDDVLYTGRTARAALDALIDQGRPSRIYLAVLVDRGHRELPIRADFVGKNLPTSKSEVVKVKTLEDDGEDAVELWEVEAS
- a CDS encoding tagatose 1,6-diphosphate aldolase, which translates into the protein MGLSKGKFERIQACADDKGVIAAAAMDQRGSLRKAIAKARGGEVSDAELTEFKTAVVKILTPYASAILMDTEYGLPALKHKAPGTGVLLAYEKSGYDTSTPGRLPDLLPDLSVRRIVELGGDAVKILLYYNPEDDPKINNIKHAFIERVGAECAALEVPFFLEPIAYNDQLGEGLEFAKVKPRYVAKYMEEFSKDRYGVDVLKVELPFNIAYTSGTLGFKGEEAYTRAQALQFLKDAASAAGKPFIYLSAGVSDAVFRESLEMAAEAGVPFSGVLCGRATWQDGIPVYAKQGLEALEAWLSDQGVKNIQLLNQVLAKGAKPWWTLYGSLEAARG
- a CDS encoding carbohydrate kinase; translation: MLIVAGEALIDMTPITHNGGMAYVPHPGGSPYNVAVGAGRLGTPTAFLGCISRDAFGQLLRSHLAASGVGLDYLKESEHLTTLALVTPAESGEFFSFYCENTADRMLYPEDLPAVLPASAALHFGSYSLVLEPGASSLELLMRREARRRLISLDPNVRPFLIPNREAYLERLLGWLEQVDLVKVSQADLAWLYPGASLESIAQEWKQQGPALVIVTQGGQGALAVTKQAVLRVQAPRVAVVDTVGAGDAFMSGALSWLWQHGAWSRAALESLTGEQVTDLLNFAARVAAITCTRAGANPPWRAELA
- a CDS encoding cupin domain-containing protein gives rise to the protein MENPWKTFVPQAPTRLGKPEWFTGTVYLSELVITPAPMHLHVLRVMFAPGARTAWHTHPQGQVLHVESGIGWFQRWGEPVREMKAGDTIYFAPGEKHWHGASPTHAMIHLAIQAAVEGVSTDWLEPVSDEQYRL